In Carya illinoinensis cultivar Pawnee chromosome 16, C.illinoinensisPawnee_v1, whole genome shotgun sequence, a single window of DNA contains:
- the LOC122298611 gene encoding 3-oxo-Delta(4,5)-steroid 5-beta-reductase-like, with product MSWWCDRAIGAAKKKFEEDEQPKSFQSVGLVIGVTGIVGNSLAEILPLSDTLGGPWKAYGVARRPRPDWNTDHPIEYIQCNVSDPDDTQAKLSPLTDVTHIFYVTWTSRPTEEENCEANGAMFLNVLRAVIPNAPNLRHVCLQTGTKQYMGPFEAYGKIQVHDPPFTEDLPRLDLPNFYHTLEDILFEEGDKKEGLTWSIHRPNLIFGFSPYSLMNLIGTLCVYASICKHERLPLKFPGTKAVWDCYSVASDANLIAEQQIWAAVDPYARNEAFNCNNGDVFRWKHLWKVLAEQFGIEDYGFEEGEKLSLVEMMKGKDAVWEEIVRENQLQPTKLEEVGLWWFGDLNMREESRIDSMNKSKEHGFLGFRNSKNSFISWIRKMKSYKIVP from the exons ATGAGCTGGTGGTGTGATAGAGCCATTGGCGCCGCGAAG AAGAAATTCGAGGAAGATGAGCAACCGAAAAGCTTCCAGAGTGTGGGACTGGTAATTGGTGTGACTGGCATCGTGGGCAACAGCCTAGCTGAAATTCTCCCTCTCTCCGACACCCTAGGTGGGCCATGGAAGGCCTACGGCGTGGCCCGCCGGCCGCGTCCCGACTGGAACACCGACCACCCGATCGAGTACATCCAGTGCAACGTCTCGGACCCGGACGATACCCAAGCCAAGCTTTCTCCCTTGACCGATGTCACCCACATTTTCTACGTCACCTGGACCAGCCGACCGACCGAGGAAGAGAATTGCGAGGCCAACGGCGCCATGTTCCTCAACGTGCTCCGTGCGGTGATTCCGAACGCGCCTAATCTCCGACACGTCTGCCTCCAGACCGGGACCAAGCAATACATGGGACCCTTCGAGGCCTATGGCAAGATTCAAGTGCACGATCCTCCTTTCACGGAGGACCTGCCCCGATTGGACCTGCCAAATTTCTATCACACTCTCGAAGATATTCTGTTTGAGGAGGGCGACAAAAAAGAGGGATTGACTTGGTCCATTCACAGACCCAACCTCATATTCGGGTTCTCGCCGTATAGCTTGATGAACCTCATCGGCACCCTCTGCGTGTACGCCTCCATATGCAAGCACGAGCGGCTCCCCTTGAAATTCCCTGGCACCAAAGCAGTATGGGACTGTTACTCGGTGGCTTCGGATGCGAATCTTATTGCTGAGCAGCAGATATGGGCGGCCGTGGATCCGTATGCTAGGAACGAAGCATTTAACTGCAACAACGGGGACGTGTTCCGGTGGAAACACTTATGGAAAGTGTTGGCTGAGCAATTTGGGATTGAGGATTATGGGTTTGAAGAGGGTGAGAAACTGAGCTTAGTGGAGATGATGAAGGGCAAGGATGCTGTTTGGGAGGAGATTGTAAGGGAGAATCAACTGCAACCTACCAAGTTGGAAGAAGTTGGGTTGTGGTGGTTTGGAGACCTGAATATGAGAGAGGAATCTCGGATCGATAGTATGAACAAGAGCAAAGAGCATGGATTCTTGGGGTTCAGGAACTCCAAGAATTCCTTCATTTCCTGGATACGTAAGATGAAAAGCTACAAGATTGTGCCTTGA